In the Malassezia vespertilionis chromosome 1, complete sequence genome, one interval contains:
- the STH1 gene encoding RSC chromatin remodeling complex ATPase component (COG:A; EggNog:ENOG503NX7W), which yields MPMAQTAESVPAAGNSLTPEQVITLRNQVSAFKQLSRNQPMTQASQQKAAEEDAKPTPTASSLATKVADAAADSHAALLAANGAAVPNTATPPADSQRAETPKDDPKSGIHPYNAFLHPFTLLAKPSTKGGDDLAAMQQRLLIPSLLPSGLNARLLLEERDRFIDARVQQRIRELESFPSTMAQVPTMDAAAELSKKPLHDQFTGNAGHGRNSKVKALIELKSLHLLKRQKQLREKVVASMQLATTLGLDRSAFRRVRKQALRDARVTEQLERKQRTERERKAKQRHTDYLSMICAHGKDLVAAHNKSSEQAKKLGRLVLKFHSDSEREEQKRIERVAKDRLNALKADDEEAYLKLIDTAKDTRITHLLQQTDAYLDTLAQAVQAQQNDDVHMDIPAVEKSRLLSEGGVDETTFGASKQDDAEDTGRVDYYSVAHRISEKVVEQPSILVGGKLKDYQMKGLQWMVSLYNNRLNGILADEMGLGKTIQTISLITFLIEHKKQNGPYLVIVPLSTLTNWVNEFNKWAPAVSTLVYKGTPSMRKQLASQLKMGTFQVLLTTYEYVIKEKNLLGKIKWTHMIIDEGHRMKNTQSKLTQTLTQSYSSRYRLLLTGTPLQNNLPELWALLNFVLPKIFNSIKSFDEWFNTPFVNTGTTDSSMQLSEEEALLVIKRLHKVLRPFLLRRLKKDVEGELPDKVEKVVKCRMSALQMKLYQQMKKYKVILSDIGQPGSKVKPQGIRGLQNAIMQLRKICNHPYAFEQVEAIINPTKENGPDLYRVAGKFELLDRILPKLFATGHRVLIFFQMTAIMDIMEDFMRFRGIKYLRLDGSTKPDDRSILLKEFNKPNSEYDVFILSTRAGGLGLNLQSADTVIIYDSDWNPHQDLQAQDRAHRIGQKVEVRILRLITEKSVEETILSRAQSKLEINGKVIQAGKFDNQATADERELLLRAMLEADNEEEEEEERAELNDDEMNEMLARSEGEVQRFQEVDRERNADEEAEWRALGNTGPVPERLITEAELPDVYRRDFDAEFFDSTPEEQPLSRRRNVVHYDDGLTDDQFLRALEGEEDLSHVVERKRERAEKRRMKHSRSETGTPDPLSAPESLADSVELKRKHGMEIDAESALLSKDELNKRRKLDKHQERVLAGIRDMYQAAERAEEQQTGRLRVSLFLEIPKRSMYPDYHVLVAQPIAMRQIRRKLDTKAYHSLEQGKQDFDLMFNNARTYNQEGSLIWKDAEEMQRVVDSAYANAKERMEEVSDAEGTGPVSSEADPMNVFLESAEQSTDGDTLPREQPKVGLKIKLSMAGRRKRM from the exons ATGC CTATGGCCCAAACTGCCGAAAGCGTGCCGGCTGCGGGCAACTCGCTTACACCAGAACAAGTTATCACGCTTCGGAATCAAGTGTCTGCCTTTAAGCAGCTCTCCCGGAATCAGCCCATGACACAAGCGTCGCAGCAGAAAGCTGCTGAGGAAGACGCAAAACCCACACCGACTGCCTCGTCGTTGGCGACAAAAGTTGCCGATGCAGCCGCCGATTCGCATGCCGCACTTTTGGCTGCCAATGGCGCTGCTGTACCGAATACCGCGACTCCCCCAGCAGACtcacagcgcgccgagacgCCCAAGGACGATCCCAAGAGCGGCATCCATCCATACAATGCGTTCCTGCATCCTTTTACGCTCCTGGCCAAGCCAAGCACAAAAGGCGGCGACGATCTGGCCGCTatgcagcagcgtctctTGATCCCCAGCCTGCTTCCTTCTGGCCTCAATGCCCGCCTTTTGCTTGAGGAACGCGACCGCTTCATCGATGCACGCGttcagcagcgcatccgcgaGCTGGAGTCTTTCCCATCCACCATGGCACAAGTGCCTACAATGGATGCTGCTGCAGAGTTGAGCAAAAAACCGCTTCATGATCAGTTCACCGGAAATGctggccatggccgcaACAGCAAGGTGAAGGCGCTAATTGAGTTGAAATCACTTCACCTTTTGAAACGTCAAAAGCAGCTCCGCGAAAAGGTTGTCGCTAGTATGCAACTGGCGACGACGCTTGGCCTTGATCGCTCGGCTTTCCGTcgcgtgcgcaagcaagcacttcgcgacgcgcgcgtcacCGAACAGCTCGAGCGAAAGCAACGAACGGAGCGTgagcgcaaggccaagcagcgccacaCGGACTATTTGTCCATGatttgtgcgcacggcaaggacctcgtcgctgcgcacaacAAATCGTCGGAGCAAGCCAAGAAGCTCGGCCGTCTTGTGCTCAAGTTCCATTCGGATtcggagcgcgaggagcaaaagcgcatcgagcgcgtcgccaaGGATCGTCTCAATGCGCTCAAGGCAGACGACGAAGAAGCGTACTTGAAGTTGATTGACACGGCCAAAGACACGCGCATTACCCACCTTCTGCAGCAGACGGATGCATACCTTGACACTCTTGCacaagctgtgcaagcacagcaGAACGATGATGTACATATGGACATACCTGCGGTTGAAAAGTCGCGCCTCCTCTCGGAAGGAGGTGTCGACGAGACGACTTTTGGCGCGTCCAAACAGGACGATGCCGAAGATACCGGCCGTGTAGACTACTACTCTGTGGCGCATCGCATCTCAGAAAAGGTTGTGGAGCAGCCCTCAATTCTTGTGGGCGGCAAGCTGAAGGATTACCAGATGAAGGGTTTGCAATGGATGGTGTCTTTGTACAATAATCGCTTGAACGGCATCTTGGCCGACGAGATGGGCCTTGGAAAAACTATTCAGACCATTTCGCTTATTACCTTTTTGATTGAGCACAAAAAACAGAATGGGCCTTACCTTGTCATTGTACCGCTTTCTACCCTTACCAACTGGGTTAACGAGTTCAACAAATGGGCGCCTGCTGTTTCCACGCTTGTATACAAAGGAACTCCCAGTATGCGCAAACAGCTTGCCTCGCAGCTCAAGATGGGCACGTTCCAAGTGCTGCTCACCACCTACGAGTACGTTATCAAGGAAAAGAATTTGCTCGGCAAAATCAAGTGGACCCACATGATCATTGATGAAGGCCACCGCATGAAAAACACACAGAGCAAACTCACGCAAACCCTCACGCAGTCCTACTCTAGCCGCTACCGACTTTTGCTGACGGGCACACCGCTGCAAAACAATTTGCCCGAGCTATGGGCGCTGCTCAACTTTGTGCTTCCCAAGATCTTCAACTCGATCAAGAGCTTTGACGAGTGGTTTAACACGCCTTTTGTCAACACAGGCACCACCGACTCGAGCATGCAGTTGAGCGAAGaagaggcgctgcttgtcaTTAAGCGTCTCCACAAGGTTTTGCGTCCTTTCTTACTACGCCGTTTGAAGAAGGATGTAGAGGGCGAGCTGCCAGACAAGGTCGAAAAAGTGGTCAAATGCCGCATGAGTGCCCTTCAAATGAAGCTGTATCAACAGATGAAGAAGTACAAGGTTATTCTCAGCGATATTGGCCAGCCAGGTTCCAAGGTGAAACCGCAAGGGATTCGCGGTTTGCAAAACGCCAtcatgcagctgcgcaaaatTTGCAATCACCCCTACGCTTTCGAACAGGTAGAGGCGATTATCAACCCCACCAAGGAAAACGGGCCAGACTTGTACCGCGTCGCGGGCAAATTTGAACTACTCGACCGCATCCTCCCGAAACTGTTTGCCACGGGCCACCGTGTCCTGATCTTTTTCCAAATGACTGCAATTATGGACATTATGGAAGACTTTATGCGTTTCCGCGGCATCAAATACCTGCGCCTTGATGGCTCCACCAAACCAGACGATCGCTCCATTTTGCTCAAGGAATTCAACAAGCCAAATTCGGAGTACGATGTGTTTATTCTGTCTACGCGTGCGGGTGGTTTGGGCCTTAATTTGCAATCTGCCGACACTGTCATTATTTACGACTCAGACTGGAATCCGCACCAGGatttgcaggcgcaagaTCGTGCGCACCGTATCGGACAAAAGGTGGAAGTGCGCATTCTGCGTCTCATCACGGAAAAGTCGGTGGAGGAAACCATTCTGTCGCGAGCACAGTCCAAGCTGGAAATCAATGGCAAAGTCATCCAGGCAGGCAAGTTTGACAACCAGGCCACCGCGGACGAGCGTGAATTGCTTCTGCGTGCCATGCTAGAAGCAGACAAtgaggaggaagaggaagaagagcgcgccgagctgaACGACGACGAAATGAACGAAATGCTCGCGCGTTCGGAGGgcgaggtgcagcgcttccaAGAAGTGGAtcgcgagcgcaacgccgaTGAAGAGGCCGAGTGGCGTGCTTTGGGAAACACTGGGCCTGTCCCAGAGCGGCTCATCACCGAGGCGGAGCTGCCCGATGTATATCGACGCGACTTTGACGCCGAGTTTTTCGACAGCACGCCAGAAGAACAGCCTCTGTCTCGTCGCCGCAATGTGGTGCATTACGACGACGGGCTTACCGATGATCaatttttgcgcgccttggagGGCGAGGAAGATTTGTCACATGTcgtggagcgcaagcgagagcgcgcagaaaagcgccgcatgaaGCACTCTCGAAGCGAAACAGGCACGCCCGATCCGCTCTCTGCCCCCGAATCCCTCGCCGATTCTGTCGAGTTGAAACGGAAGCACGGCATGGAAATTGATGCAGAAtccgcgctgctttccAAGGACGAGCTGAACAAACGACGCAAGCTAGACAAGCACCAAGAGCGGGTGTTGGCTGGTATTCGCGACATGTATCAGGCAGCAGAACGTGCCGAAGAGCAACAGACGGGTCGTTTGCGCGTAAGCCTTTTCCTCGAGATCCCGAAACGCAGCATGTACCCCGACTACCATGTCTTGGTTGCACAGCCCATTGCCATGAGACAAATTCGCCGCAAGTTAGATACCAAAGCTTACCACTCCTTGGAGCAGGGCAAGCAGGACTTTGATCTCATGTTTAATAATGCGCGAACCTACAACCAAGAAGGCTCGCTCATTTGGAAAGATGCTGAAGAGATGCAGCGTGTTGTGGACAGCGCCTATGCAAACGCCAAGGAGCGTATGGAAGAGGTCAGCGACGCAGAAGGCACCGGCCCCGTTTCCTCGGAAGCGGATCCTATGAACGTATTTTTAGAAAGTGCGGAGCAGTCTACGGATGGGGACACACtgccgcgcgagcagcCCAAGGTTGGTTTGAAAATTAAGCTTTCTATGGCTGGCCGCCGTAAACGTATGTAG